The Misgurnus anguillicaudatus unplaced genomic scaffold, ASM2758022v2 HiC_scaffold_29, whole genome shotgun sequence genomic sequence AAGGTTTGTGCTTGTGTTTAGTGCTGTACACTGCTGCCATCTGCTGGTCTAAACACATCATGCTGGTCATGATCAGACGTCgtcgttttttgttttttttactgaGACAATATAATTTAACTTTAATGAATTGCATTACATAGCAGCAcaagaattgttttatttaatttttttcctaaCAATGCTGCTTTACTTTGGTAAAAGTAGCCTATACCACACAGCTTAGgactgttttttattattattattattattatcttctTTGAAATAAATGTCACTTTTGCATTCATTGCAATAGTATCCTGACATTTTTAGGTGTGATCTATGTACTCTTTTCTGCTTGATTTCTACCATTAAGATTCTCCTATTGGCTCATACTGTATAGGCCTATTAAGTGAGGTTTATTTATAGAGAAAGAGGGATTTGTTGGTGAGCACCAGATCTAATCcctctcatctcatctcatctgtGTGAGCGTGTGTTTGTTAAAGGGTTTGTTGTCAGACAAGACTAAAGGTCTGACTGTTCTGCATTGTCGCTTTGGTCCTCTGGACCCCATTAAACCGCAACCATGAGTTTCATCGCAGACGATGTTGAGATAGACCCGGTCACCCTCAACCTCATCATCCTCATCGCCAGCTATGTCATTCTTCTCCTCGTCTTCCTCATCTCCTGCATCCTCTACGACTGCCAGGGAAAAGACCCCACGAAGGAGTACGCACCTGACCCCATGCCCAACCTTAACCCCGCTCCCATACGGCTGGTGGTCATGCAAAGCTCGCCCGCCAACGCCCGGTGGGACCAGAACAAGATGGTGACCACCTACGAACCTCCAGGCGTAGAGAAAAAGAGCACTTTAGTTTGACAGGTGTAGTGGACTGATAACAGCAGATGGATGAACTTTGCACCCATCATCTTTTCTATCTACTGTACATACAAGCTACTGTACTTTTCATTTTGTGTAATTCACCTTTATTTAGTCATCATTTGTAACTTAAAATGTTGGAATTGGATTTTCAGAAGACCTCCTTAAAACGGTGAGTAAAAAGTTTATCAACTTATTAGGATATCTCAAATGCTAAGACAGTTTTAAGACCAAgtgtaaaactttaaaaagtaagttgAATTGATTTGCATATTTcagctgcattttttacagtgcatttattcattttgttAGTGTTTTATATCAAAACCATGATAGAGGATAAACAGTAtttgttttgtacataataaGCAGCATCAATGTGTTTGGGTGTGTAATATTGAGACTTTGAGTCATTGGTTTTAGTAGAGTCCTGACCTCATTAGCTGGTGATCTCTCTGTCATATTGTTTCAGATTGTTTTACCaactatttttataatttagttACTTGAagcatttaactttaaaatgtatcaaaacagaaacaaaatggCATATAGATTCTTAATGTTATACGCTTTGCGCGTATTATGAAGTGTattttatgattattttattGATTGAATGATGTAGCAGTATGTGTTTTATGGTTATTATAACTATTGTTATCAGTAAGACGGTTTACACAATCTGTGTCAGAGATTCTGCTCAACCAGACTTTCTGgctttaaatatgtatttatgtaatgATGAAATGATGCACCACCCAGATGTTAGATGGTGTTGGTATATGCCATCTTGTCATAATCAGACTTGTATATCTGAAAACGTTTATTGTTTACATACACATAACCTGTTTCAAAGGTTGGGTGAGATAACAGAGGAAATATTTAACCTAGCGATAAGTAAAGACAACTCTGTATCACTGTTAAACATGCACAGACACTACACACATAATATCTTGTAGATTAGACATACTAGACATAGTTTCAATTTCAGTCTCTACTCAAGaacaattatgcaaaaataaattaacagATCTTGTTGACATCTtgttaacaagtctttatctttacaaaataaaactaaaataacagcctcatgcaaagcattctgggaaccaaaatctgaatgctttgcatgaggctgttattttatagttttattctgtaaagataaaaccttgttaatgtttaatgttcatttaactttgaacaaactgttgctagtaaataacatcaatgtaaatctacagtaagttactggcgaACAGCTGAATAATGAcagcaaatattttataaaatgatctGAAGATGAAATAATAATCCCTCCTTATTATATCTTCAGCCTGTTGTTAGCAATATAGGTAATAGTGAGCGTTCTTCACACATATACTCACATGAACTGACATCTATAGGGGATAAATTCAtccactgaaaaaaaatctgatctgaTGTCAGTGATCAGAGTGAATTTTGGTATGTTTTGATGTGGGATCTCCTTGTCACTGCGGTTTCTTCCCTTACTGTCTATGAAAGAGTAATGAGAGACTCGGTCCTCTGGGACAACACCGTGAAAGTTATCTGGGTCTGATTTCATTTAGTGAAGTCCCACTGGATGTACACTAGGAGAAAGATTAAGGGTTTTGACCTGGTTTTTGTATGTGTGAAATGTACCTGATTTAGAATGAAcctgtttttttatgatatgttAACAAGGACATGAGAGCGTCTGGCCTTGTAAGCCCAGACAAATTGAACTTAAACTTAAAGTAATTGCTGCCTGAAAAATGTCCATTT encodes the following:
- the LOC129436734 gene encoding small integral membrane protein 36-like: MSFIADDVEIDPVTLNLIILIASYVILLLVFLISCILYDCQGKDPTKEYAPDPMPNLNPAPIRLVVMQSSPANARWDQNKMVTTYEPPGVEKKSTLV